In one Lachnospiraceae bacterium GAM79 genomic region, the following are encoded:
- a CDS encoding alpha/beta hydrolase gives MDKAILYIHGKGGNPKEAEYYKALFEEYDVIGFDYSSQSPWEAKKEFPRLFDNLCGTYETVTVIANSIGAFFAMSALADSKIEKAYFISPVVDMERLIRNMMQWANVTEDDLQKQKEIPTSFGETLSWAYLCYVREHPVTWTVPTHILYGEKDNLTSYETIAEFADRIGATLTVMENGEHWFHTKEQMDFLSDWIKQCT, from the coding sequence ATGGACAAGGCAATTTTGTATATACATGGTAAAGGTGGAAATCCGAAAGAGGCAGAGTATTATAAAGCGCTCTTTGAAGAATATGATGTAATTGGTTTTGACTATTCCTCACAGTCACCTTGGGAAGCGAAAAAAGAGTTCCCCAGATTGTTTGATAACCTATGCGGAACATATGAAACGGTAACAGTGATTGCGAACAGCATTGGTGCTTTCTTTGCTATGAGTGCTTTGGCAGACAGCAAAATAGAGAAGGCATACTTTATTTCTCCGGTTGTAGACATGGAAAGATTGATTCGGAATATGATGCAGTGGGCGAATGTGACCGAAGATGACTTGCAGAAACAGAAAGAAATCCCGACATCCTTTGGGGAAACACTTTCCTGGGCTTATCTTTGTTATGTGAGGGAGCATCCTGTTACCTGGACTGTTCCAACGCACATTCTGTATGGAGAAAAGGATAACCTGACATCGTATGAAACAATAGCTGAGTTTGCAGATAGAATCGGAGCAACACTTACAGTTATGGAAAACGGGGAGCACTGGTTTCATACGAAAGAGCAGATGGACTTTCTTTCTGACTGGATCAAGCAATGTACATGA
- a CDS encoding TfoX/Sxy family protein: MASSKNYLQFVLEQLSELDEITYRTMMGEFIIYYRGKIVGGIYDDRLLVKPTKSAIAYMTDPVYEVPYEGAKEMLLVEEVDQKEFLTGLFHAMYDELPLPKPKKKK; the protein is encoded by the coding sequence ATGGCATCAAGTAAAAATTATTTACAATTTGTTTTAGAGCAGCTGTCCGAGTTGGATGAAATTACATATCGGACGATGATGGGAGAGTTTATTATTTATTATCGTGGCAAGATTGTAGGAGGCATTTATGATGACAGACTGCTTGTAAAACCCACAAAGTCAGCAATTGCCTATATGACAGATCCGGTATATGAAGTACCTTATGAGGGAGCAAAAGAGATGCTGCTGGTAGAGGAGGTTGATCAGAAAGAATTTTTGACAGGACTGTTCCACGCGATGTATGATGAACTGCCGCTGCCCAAACCCAAAAAGAAAAAATAG
- a CDS encoding YjdF family protein, giving the protein MSIRTGKLTVFFEEPFWVGIFERVENGKLSVSKVTFGTEPKDYEIWEFVLKEYDRLQFSPSVEVTAKELTKNPKKLQREIHKQMLDRGVGTKSQQALKLQQEQRKQQRKSKSREDKLAEEKKMFDLKQKKKKEKHRGH; this is encoded by the coding sequence ATGAGTATAAGGACAGGCAAGCTGACAGTGTTTTTTGAGGAACCATTTTGGGTAGGTATTTTTGAGAGAGTTGAAAATGGGAAACTTTCCGTTTCCAAAGTAACATTTGGAACTGAACCAAAGGACTATGAGATTTGGGAGTTTGTGCTAAAGGAATATGATCGTTTGCAATTTAGTCCATCTGTGGAGGTTACTGCAAAGGAACTAACAAAAAACCCAAAGAAGCTCCAGCGTGAAATTCATAAACAAATGTTGGATAGGGGCGTTGGAACAAAATCTCAGCAAGCACTAAAGCTGCAGCAGGAACAAAGGAAACAGCAGCGTAAGTCTAAAAGCCGGGAAGACAAATTGGCAGAAGAGAAAAAAATGTTTGATTTAAAACAAAAAAAGAAAAAAGAGAAACATCGAGGGCATTAA
- a CDS encoding nuclear transport factor 2 family protein codes for MNEREQIIQLWFKMWLTQQDLGMDDIFAEDVIYTESWSPKYNNRQVVKHWFNEWNTRGKVMEWKIKQFFHKDNQTVVEWYFKNEMNNGNIEEFDGMSLIVWTADNKIKSLKEFGCNLNNYNPYEDSDTPKFRDEKTSWF; via the coding sequence TTGAATGAGAGAGAACAAATCATTCAACTATGGTTCAAAATGTGGCTTACACAACAGGATCTTGGTATGGATGACATTTTTGCGGAAGACGTGATTTATACTGAAAGCTGGAGTCCAAAATATAATAACCGTCAAGTTGTAAAACATTGGTTTAATGAATGGAATACACGTGGCAAGGTGATGGAGTGGAAGATCAAGCAGTTCTTTCATAAAGATAACCAGACGGTTGTAGAGTGGTATTTTAAAAATGAAATGAATAATGGGAATATAGAGGAATTTGACGGAATGTCCTTGATTGTATGGACAGCAGATAATAAAATAAAATCATTAAAGGAGTTTGGATGTAACTTAAACAATTATAATCCTTATGAGGATAGTGATACGCCTAAATTTAGAGATGAAAAGACTAGTTGGTTTTAA